AGTACTATGAAGGTGTAACTAATAaaatggccagtgagtgtatacaAAACTATAGTaagaaataagaataaaaaaagtttttttatcaggttttttttttgggataTATGGTATATACACAGATCCAAATTAAACATAAATTTAAGCTCATCTTTATCCTTTCTAACTCCCTTAAtgctgcagctgctgattcTCTAAAGCAAACTGTGATCAAAGCATTTCTACTTTGAGCTCATAAAGCAGAGCATGCATGCTGCAGGTGCTGAACTCCAACTTTCAAACCCTACCTCTGCCTGACATTTACTGCATGTACAACCTGTGTTTAAAAGCATATCTAAACCGAAGCtggctcttcttcttttttaattgaattacCACTAAAGAAGCATAAGATGAATATAAAGAATGGTTATTGAGCATTTTTCATGTCAGTCATAGAACATGCCAGAGTAAGAACATTTTGCTGGAATCATTCATATAATATAAATTTTTAGCAGCCTGGGTTAATCAAATCAAATGGATTTCTTCCAAAGTTTGTCCTTCTAGTAAATCAATATGCTACACACATCACACAGGCTGTAGAATTAGTCTCCCATCACATAccctttaagaaattaataaatataaacaaaatattttcacagaacATATGAACCAAAGAAATATTTCCATCCACAAAACATGCTTCAGTGTTTATAAAAGGACCTATGTATTCGTTTACAACGTGTGACAATAATTAACTTGATATACACAACATCTGAGCTATTAGTATACTATTCATTTACTTTAATGGAACCCAAACAGGAAGAAATTATCATATCCAAATGCAAATACATAACCACAAACTGTGTCTCAGAGAGGTTATCAATAATACTCCATGTGTTATATCTTATCCATCGCTGCTCTCACTtcctgtaaacacacacacaaaaaaatattcttGGAATAATCAGCAACACCGAGCAGAATCAATGCGGAGGAGAATCCTGTGAACGGGCTTACCTGGGTAGTGTGTCACTGTACGGATCTCTACCAagaaagtaagaaaataaatacaattaaaaactACTTTATTTATTATGATTTATTACAACTGTTGGAGAATAACTCATGCAACGCAGCAGTAATAGTGACACTAACTTCACCAACAGCAGATTGCAGCTGTGATGAGATGTTAGTATTTATTCTTTATATGCTATactgtaataaacaaaatactTTAGATTGTAAACTGTTGGTCATACAAACATATTTGAGTATGTAAATTTTCATTTGGTAATTTGTGACGGCTGTTCGGTTACAATTTCTGTTGAAATGGTGTTGATTCATGGACACAAGAATAACTTTTGATGTAGCTTATTACAAGCTTCTTTTgctttacagtactgtgcaaaagacttgagtcacccctcatatatatacagtatgtatTGTTTCTGAGGAGGAAgatgtttttgtaaatatttaaagtgATCTTTTTGGAAATCTAGCAAAGACCTTACACATGACCTGAAAGAGATACAGCAGGTTTGGGGATACGTTTCAACAAGTGGTGTTTGCAAAATTGAAAGAattgagaaaacagaaaagtgcTGTCAAATTTCCACCCTGCGATACTATTTGGAAAATGACAGGCATATGCATTCCTGTAGAAGCATACCTGATCAGAACAACACAGTGCAATCAGCACTGTTGTCCGCATCAGAGCAACATTAGAGTGGTGTTACAGTAGATTCTTATTGTGTATCTAATAGACTGGCAGCTGAGTGCATATAACTGATAGGAATTAATGGGTGTGGTGCTTACTGTTGGGCCATGATGAGTGGGATGCTGTCAGACTGCAGCGGGGAGGCCCTGTCTCCAGTCCGGCTGTTAAACATGGGCAGTGTGGAGAGGGGTGGAGGCACGCCTCTGCTTCCAGCCATGGTCCTCAGCTCGTCAGTGTTCTCATGGATGGTGTAGTGGTGGTACAGCTGAATTCTGCAGCACACACCGcatacagggttttttttccgcAAGCTTGGAAATATTTTTGCTGTACAAATACTGCACTATATTTCAGATTCATTCTGTGAAATATCACTTATAATGCTGTCTTAGCTTACTGGTACTAATAAGTTAACCATCAGATCATGTTTTAAATTGAAAGACAACAATAAGGTTTCAAAATCTGTTATAAACAAAGTACTTACTGGTTTGATCTTGCATTCCGTTTGGCACTatagaaaaagagtaaaatgtCAGTTTAATATTAGATCAATCAAAAgtctaaatatttttaaatagattCCCATCCTTGGCGGACTTTATCCCACTTGGGTGACTACATAAAATCCCAGTAGCGGGAAGAAGGAAAAATGTAGTTTGGCAACCAAAGCCTTTACATATTTATTCAGAGATTAGATTTAAAATTAGATACATACACTCCTTCCCGTCTGCCAAACATGATGTAAGccagcagcagaaacaggatgATGGCGAGGATCAGGGGCACAATCACTGTCACAATGTAGTCTGGGAAATAGTCTCTGCTTGGGGGAGACTCCAGAGGTCTGAAGTCCTCTCCAGCCTCCAAAATCCCTGAACCCATCGTGGGAGCAGGTGGCTTCGGCTTCATCTTTGTCAGATCAAACTGCAGGAGGAGGCAGAGCGTTAAAATGAGGCACAGAGCAGCAGATGAGATAAACAGCTTTACACTGTTTGCTTCTGCTTAGCTGGTAATGagacaaaatgaaataatagaTTGAAGCTTtaatcatatatatttatatatatgttccTTCTTGGGCGTGCATCTTTTCTGGCCTCACCAGCTCCGTCTTGCACCAGGTGATACAGTTGCTGGGATTTATGCAGAAGTGGCATTCTCCAGGGACTTTGATTTTGGCCTCTTCCTTGCACTGGTTTTTGTTCTCCAGTGTCAACACCCTCAGGAGACATTCGGAGAAATACTCCTTTGACCCTACCTTCACATACACACTGTCACAAATCAAATTTGACTAAATATGCAGTTTTTTCAAAGCAAGTTCTGTTACAGCAGCAAACATGGTGctaataaaatacaacaaacttCAGTAGtagtactaaaaaaaaacataattttaaataaaccCAGTATGTATAAGAATGTACAGATCTCAGTTTACCCTTCAAAGTGCCCTGCAAGAGGGAGTGGAACTCTGCCACCACGGTCGAGGGCGTTGGTGATGTTGATCATTTCCAAGGGGTTTCTGTCCCACAGCTTCTGCAAATCCTGCTTTATCTCATCCTGAACAGTAGAGGGCAGCACTTTTTCAATCTCTCTCAGTTTGATGAAGACTTCGACTTGATAGGGCAGAATCTTCTCTGTAAATGACACGGGAGAGTTTCGACATTTGATACACCCTCATTCATTATAACTATTATTTCGGGGCTTAATGGGACGGATTCATCGCAAATACCTGGAACGACTTTGATTATGAGAAGGTGTCTGACTGTGTCGTAGCTCCGCTGGTTGGTGGCATAAATCTGTCAGAATGAAATGTAAGATTATTAAGATTATGACACTTTCTATGCATTCCAAGAGAGAGGGCACTTCTGCAAAACTTTTCTGTCAATTTCCTACATTTCCCAGAGTGCATTTAGCTGCTGTCTGCTCATTAGGGTATGCAAAACGCTTTTGCTTACAGTAACATAAAGTATCTGTTTCCATTATTCTGTTATTATCTATAGATATATTCATAATttcaaaataacagtaaaagaaaataaatttaagaaaaataatgcAGCGAAGATTAGTTTAATATCTTACATTTTCTGCTCTATATGTGTTTTAATAGAACATATACAGCAGAAAATGTAAGATATTAAACTAAATTAttgtataaatgtgttttaatagAACATTTATACAATATTTTTGTGATCATGACTTGTACATTTTATAGCTGCTTAATACTTTGTTTTGCGAAAAAAACAAGATACGCATGAactgtttaaacaaaaaaaagggctAAAAAAATGGCGTGTAGTTTGTTATAATGGGAAAAGTTTTGAACCAGAATACAGCTGTGTTCTGTGTTTACACCAAAAATGTAGCATGTCTTCTaactgaaataaattctgtttggTTGAGACTAAAGTGTCACTTCTGACATTTGTATCTCTTCTTCTTCAAAGACAGCTTACTTCCTGAATTTTTAATGTTGGTTCAAAATAGCAGCTCTAGAGAAGAGGCccaaggcttttctctctgggGATTTGACAACAAATCCTGACAGCTGTTTTTGATAGCCgcatatttttcatatttgtctCCACTGTAGCTGCGCTGGAATGTTATCTTTGTTTGGCCTACCATCACGACAGAAGAATGTGCAAAAGTAAGGCCAGAGGTGAATGTTAGATGTGCAGCATGCTAGAATATTGTGCCAATGTTGGtgtaaatgatgatttcacaCCTCAATTATACTTTTTCCTGGAGACATTGGTGTGCCATACAAGAAGCCATTGTCAAAGGGGTTCCTTTGGGTGAAGCGCAACCACTCTGGGAGGTCTGGGAAATTCTGTTTGTTGCACTTAAAAATTATGGGGTCGTTGTACAATATGCCTGATttgcaaaacacaaaaagagcaGAGAAAAACAGCGTTAACACATGTGGATGTCTTATCCTTTTGACTGAATTTAGATTATTCTGTCTCACCGTAGACTTTGCCCAAAGGTTCAAAGTCGTTCTGGAAAGTCTCTCTCAACAGTTCATGTGTAAAAAACCTCCCCACAGGAATGGTAACTTTGATGTCAGCACTGGCCCCAAACAAACTGGCAGAACACACTGTGTGGaagtgtaaaacacacacacaccagacagTTTATAAGAAGGgtcaaaaaaggcaaacaaaacCTTAAATCTGACATTAAAAAATGACAACACACATATCCTGATGCTAGAATCCTACACACAGTCCTTGAAAGCTGATATCAAGGGCGAGTGTTTTTACTAAATAACACAGATCTGATATTTAATGTTGAGGAAGGTCAGCAAAGTTCTTTGATGAAGCTAAATAATTTTAGGAGTGAACTTGCCTGTTAAAAAGAAGACCCAGCTCCCACAGCCTGCCATCTTGTTTTGGGTTTTGATTGACAGAACCAAGTGGAGAGGGGCTTGGTCACTGCAAAGGACATGTCAAAACTATTTTTGTCTCACTTACCTAATAACATCCGGAAGGgtgtctgtgagtctgtgaACAGCACTCAGTCAAGAGATATTTATGTTCTTTTTGTTGATATACAGTCATATAAGTTTTCAATTTGTGCACCGTACATTTGCACATGTATCCATTTGCCTTTAATAGTTTATATTTGCCTTATATTGCTACCTAATGAGCATTACTTTTAACACTAGGTATATTTATGAAAGGTTTTTTGgttctttcatttcaaaaaGTGTGTGATTAGATTTTCAATTCATATGAGGGCGATATGAGTCATAAAAAACACCATTATCACCTTTCATTCTTTTCTAGAAAATTCACACATTATTTTCTTACTGAgaaaatatacataaataaactGAGTTTAATGCAAATTTAACACATGCTCGTTTTGTGATTTGAACCTTCTGATCAACCAGcatgtttctgtgtagagtttgGATGTTCTTGCCTCTCCCTGTGGTTGCTCTGTCATAGACTAGCATCATATCCGGAGTGTAAACCCCCTTTCACCCTCTGTCAGTTAGGATTGGTTCTAGACCATGAGTGGGCAGTTAAATTTCCCAAGGGGGTCACAtgagaaactgtgtgtgttgtggAGGTCCCGCACCAATGTGATAAAGAGGTAAAATTAATATAATTGACTTCAGCTTATTGGTGCTGCCCTCTAAACAttcccagtttctcatgtggcccTTTGGGAAAATTAATCGCCCCCCTCTGCTCTAGACGCTGCAAATGGATAGAAAATTGATGAATTGATGTAATAAGGAGAAAGGACACTGGTATATAACTGAGTAACTTTAAAGCCACTTAATTTTGAATTCCTTTGTTTAAAGACTGTGTAAAACctttcaaaaaatattttaaaatgtcagaAGAACGTAAAGGAAGGATTTTatgcttaaaatgtttacataCTGTCTTGAAGAGATTTCAACTGAAGCTGAACTAGGACAAGGCTGTACTTTTGtgtaaaatactattttttttttttttaccaaaagtTGGCCAATATAAGCCTTACTTAACCAGGTAAAGCCCATGTTTTAGCATTCTTTTGCATAGGCATTTGCCTACACAGACCCTACGTGGGAGAGtatgcaataaaaacaaacaaacaaaaaaacaacaacaaaagagaaCCCAGCTCATCATGGATCATGGATGGGGCTGTGCATAGGTTGCATGCCCAGGTATCTTATAATTTCACAGATCTGTTGTTTGTgacactgccccctggtgacAGTAAACAGCTACAACATGTAGACGACGGTCTGCAAACGAACGGTCTGTGTGACAGCAGCGACTGTTCTACAGTAATAATGTGACCCTAATGCAAAAGCACGAAAAAGA
The Oreochromis aureus strain Israel breed Guangdong linkage group 8, ZZ_aureus, whole genome shotgun sequence DNA segment above includes these coding regions:
- the sgca gene encoding alpha-sarcoglycan; this translates as MAGCGSWVFFLTVCSASLFGASADIKVTIPVGRFFTHELLRETFQNDFEPLGKVYGILYNDPIIFKCNKQNFPDLPEWLRFTQRNPFDNGFLYGTPMSPGKSIIEIYATNQRSYDTVRHLLIIKVVPEKILPYQVEVFIKLREIEKVLPSTVQDEIKQDLQKLWDRNPLEMINITNALDRGGRVPLPLAGHFEGVYVKVGSKEYFSECLLRVLTLENKNQCKEEAKIKVPGECHFCINPSNCITWCKTELFDLTKMKPKPPAPTMGSGILEAGEDFRPLESPPSRDYFPDYIVTVIVPLILAIILFLLLAYIMFGRREGVAKRNARSNQIQLYHHYTIHENTDELRTMAGSRGVPPPLSTLPMFNSRTGDRASPLQSDSIPLIMAQQDPYSDTLPRK